In Plectropomus leopardus isolate mb chromosome 17, YSFRI_Pleo_2.0, whole genome shotgun sequence, the DNA window GCCCGGTGCTTTAGGTATCTTTTCATGGTAAGCAGAGTAAAAAGACCTGTTGAAGCCTCCAAACATCCCCGCAATACCCAGCTCAAACTCTGAATGGCCATAGAAAGAGGATGGGTCAAAGATGACAGGGCCGTCTGCACACTCTGCCACGTTGCCTCCCCATAAGTCTCCATGCAGCAGAGCAGGGACAATTTCCACATCTGTGAAAAACTGAGAGATCTTCAGCTGTAAATAACAGACACAATATCGAAGTCAGATTATtgatacattattaaaaatgtgtgtaaagtATGTCTTATGGAGTCAAAGGGAGTGTGCACCTGTAGCCTGGCCCATAGTTCTCTGGCTTCTCTGTCTCCATAGGATTTCTCCACCAAGTTAAGCTGGTGCTGCAGCCTctgccttgaaaaaaatgtcacccaGTCGTCCTGCCACTCATTGTTCTGGGGAGGgaagggaaaaataaaagatgaagtGATATTTCTAAGAGATTCTATAACATCTCAGCGAATTTAAGACCAAATATATGTACTACAAATGTACAACACCTTATAGACAACAATAAAGTATTATAGAGATGCAATATTTTGTTAATACCTGTGGTAGATATCCACAGCATGTCTGTACACCGAAGCCAAATTTTTCAACAACGTCCGATTGTCCAGCTCCTTTTCCTGTGTACAGTCAAATAAATACAGTGAATCTTAATTATTCGGCAATAAACTCTCATTTAAATTTCAAGTTATTATTCAGTGTAGTTAtagcaaaagagagaaagatgttttggtttttctttaaagatttgcACATGAGATTAGGGTGAACTACCTATTGTCTGCTGCTCTTTATTAACTTTTTCCAACTTTCTCTTGTTGTGAAGATGCATATCTGCCAGCTGCTCTCCAAGGTGCCTTGAGTACCTACACATTGGATATGGAAACAaagtatttagaaaaaaaacattattttcatgttgCTCTCTACTCAAGTAATACAGTATCAAACAAATTGTTTGAGAGACCTCTTACTTGCTAAGACCTCTCATGTCCAGATGTTCCATCACAAATGCACAGCCTCCTGTGTCAAGTTCAATCACCTTCAAAGGCTTGGGGACTCTCACAGTTTCTGTCTGTAAAATGGCTTCCAAACTGGCCATCTCCCCATCAAACATCAATTTCGCctgaataaaacaatttaaaacggACTTTAGTCAGTAGGCAGTGCAGTAGCATAGATCTGCACCAGTTTGCATGTGCACAATACATTGTGAGGTTCGTCTacattttgcagtgtgtgtACAAAGTTCAGCGATAATCAACGCCGTCCAGCTTCGAGAAGATTCTGCAGCTAGTGGgcataaaaacaccaacataaTATGGAATTATGTCATTATGAtgatttagaatatttttttaaaaaagcattgcTAAAATACCTCGTTCTTGTGATTTATCTTCACAAACACTTTCCCATGGTCAGTGTCGTAACTCTGGCCCTCGCTGATACATCCACCTCCCGCATGACCAGCTGGCCTCAGCATGGCTGTCCCCAGCTCTTTCTTTAACTTAGCTTCCATGCTTATTTCCCACAACCAATTCTTACGGGATTGTGTTGGTACTGATATAAACAACGCAGTGCAACCACACACCAGGTAATGTCATGGGGCGTTTTTGACTGTTTCCGTCATATGGACCAACGGGGACTCTAGATTAGACATGTGACCAATCAGAAGCAAGACGGAAATGACCGATTTCTACCTCGTCCTATCACAGAGACGTTTCACGGTCATGTGAGCGTCGCCATGGTGTCAATGAAGCTACTTTAGCTCCGTGCTAACAGTACCTTTGCTATGCTTCTGATGGAAAAACGACATGAGTAGCAATGAAATCTGTCTGCTTCTCGGCGCGACAGGTGTTGGGAAAACGTTGTTGCTGAAACGTCTACAAAATATCCTTTGTACCCAGCTGAATGTTTTTAACGATAACTTGAAAAAAACCCAGTACTTTTAGTTACAGAAGCTTAATTTAAAAGTGTTGTTAAGCTAGCTAGCAGCTAGTGTAGTAACGTTGGTAGTAGCCGTAAATTaactacttaaaataaaaatatacactaGCTAGCTATGTATGATATTTGCCCTTTCTCCACTATTAAAAGTCAATTCCTTAATGTTACTTTGTTATAGTTTGACAACAAATGCAGTTGCAAAACGCTTTTCGTAGACGTGCATGCGAGATAACTACGTGACTAAGgcactgttcgttatttatgaaaGGGGAAGTAGTGATGGGGGAGATAATGTTTTTAGCACTGGGGGAgtgagttatgtttttttgatttggcttagggACGAAACGTTCAactttaaatagttttatttttaattaattcaaaatacCTCTGAACGCTAACCTTGCAAGTGTTTTAGTGGCATGTTGGTTTTTGTAAACACACCATTTATAATAGCCAAAAACTCtgaaattttgttatttatggtgaAGTGGGGTGTCCTGCATTTTCCTCCAGTCTCTCCAGGGAGAGTTGTATTACAATACATGATATATTGAACTACTTTTGGCTTTTATGAAGTCACAGCAGTAActcctgtgatttttttccttacaaGTTTTGTTTACAGCTCAGTTTGCATGGATTGGATGAACTGGGGGGACCTCCTTCTACTTTGCCTACAGTAAGTAATTTTAAAGGTTGTAGTATTACATCTGCAGGCTCAGTTTTGACGGAGACAGCTCATCCTTATAATGCCTTCAATCTCTGTAAACCTCTGCAGGTAGGCACCAACCTGACAGACCTgacagtgaagaagaagaaggtgacATTAAGAGAGCTGGGAGGCTGTATGGGCCCCATATGGCCGAGTTACTTCAAAGACTGCTCGTCTGTCATtgtacgttttttttaaaaacatgctgcatTTATTTGCAATAGTTGGTGTAAGTAAACACACTGTGGGAATTATTTGAATGAATATGTTTCTTTGTGCTGTTATAGTTTGTGGTGGACTCAGCCAACATTGCTCAGATATCCTCCTCATGTATCCAGCTGCTCTCAGTTCTCTCTGCTGAGCCTCTGCACAGCACATCTGTGCTTATTCTCTTCAACAAAAGGTGACGCTCACAAATACACTAATTCCTACATCCGCTTTCCATACCTGCAGGATGTCAGTGTTAGCAGGTTCAATACAATATGTATTCAGTATCATAATCCTCTTATGATGAAAGCTGCTCatgtcattgtgtgtttttatttttttgtatttttccatcCTTTTCCAGGGACATCCCCTGCACTATGAGTCTGATAGAGATGAAGTCACTGTTCAGAATGGATGATATCATTGCATCTGCTACTCAGTCAATCACAACACTGGAAATTAGTGCTCGCTCTGGACAGGGACTTCAGGAGGTGCTAAGCTGGCTGGAGTCTATTGTAGTCAAGTGAACTATCATACGTTTGTTCCTTTTCAAATTATGCTACTGTCACAGGACTTTGAATGATGACTTCAAGCTTTTCGGCAAGAGATGTCAGTTTCCTCAGTGCCCAAAGACTCCTAATACACAATTTTACAGATGTGTGTAACATAAGACCCattgaaaaatgtttgctgtaTCTTTGGTACCATATAATATGGCATCAGACTGTTTGTAAGGGTGAACTGGGAAGAAGGTATGGTAGTGATATCATGGCAGGATGGAATGATTGTAGGGTTGaccatttttacatttgttaaatTAACACTACTGTAGGTCTTACTTTCAGTTAATCATTTAAACtggtcatttttactatttaaattACACACAGTCGACTGCCAGGATTCGTGATGATCCTCATGCTACTTTCAGTAAGGACtagttttattttggaataaaaTATGCTCCCGCAATTTAGTTTTAATGACCAGGTGAGTGTGAGAAATACGTCAGAAGAGCCTGGCTCGTCAGagaaattactgaaaatgaTGCAGCATAGTGGTAATGAGTCACTACCAGCAGGGGGCATAAAGAGCACAACAAATGGTGTGACTAATTCTGGGTGTGTGCATGAGTTGTGATGATTTCATATTAAAGGCATTGATATTACAGGGAATGAgaacatacaaaacaataaaagcaactGAAGAATGAAGCAGTATTCAAATTTTACCCTTATATTTGATGAGAGTCAGTGGTTCACAAGCAATGAATAAAACTCATGAATCATACATTTTCTAATGTTGCCTTGGGTATAGTGAATTCTGAAACTCTTCCAGTCCTCCCAAACTATGATTTCATTAAGTTAATCGCAGTCATTCATTCAACTAATAGTAAAATCATGTACACACTGATGTTTCTCACCAGTTCTGGTCCAACAGAGGCTCCACAAAGTCTGCTTGTGTTGTGTTAACTGTGTTGATGCAGCATCATTTCAAGACAGATCTCGAAATCATGTCTCTTATCGGAAatctatctttttttatatttatatatgacaGCAGCAGTAGCCAGCTAAGCcaatcacacaaacagctgAGTGAGCAGGAGACTTGTtgactactttaaaaaaagcagtaatACATTTGCTTGGTAACTGTGGCTGAGTGAAGTGACAACAAAATATTATCAaactgtgcttttgtgtgtttttctgaatgcAGTTTGCAATAGGTTATGGCCTCAAAGTAGGTTTACATGACATTAATGGTTTCTGATACAAAGGTGTTAGCTATTTTATATC includes these proteins:
- the LOC121956283 gene encoding ketosamine-3-kinase yields the protein MEAKLKKELGTAMLRPAGHAGGGCISEGQSYDTDHGKVFVKINHKNEAKLMFDGEMASLEAILQTETVRVPKPLKVIELDTGGCAFVMEHLDMRGLSKYSRHLGEQLADMHLHNKRKLEKVNKEQQTIGKGAGQSDVVEKFGFGVQTCCGYLPQNNEWQDDWVTFFSRQRLQHQLNLVEKSYGDREARELWARLQLKISQFFTDVEIVPALLHGDLWGGNVAECADGPVIFDPSSFYGHSEFELGIAGMFGGFNRSFYSAYHEKIPKAPGFAQRNQLYQLYNYLNHWNHFGGGYRGSSLSVMRSLLK
- the arl16 gene encoding ADP-ribosylation factor-like protein 16, with translation MSSNEICLLLGATGVGKTLLLKRLQKLSLHGLDELGGPPSTLPTVGTNLTDLTVKKKKVTLRELGGCMGPIWPSYFKDCSSVIFVVDSANIAQISSSCIQLLSVLSAEPLHSTSVLILFNKRDIPCTMSLIEMKSLFRMDDIIASATQSITTLEISARSGQGLQEVLSWLESIVVK